A region from the Mucilaginibacter sp. CSA2-8R genome encodes:
- a CDS encoding glycoside hydrolase family 97 N-terminal domain-containing protein codes for MKNRLLIVCCLFTFICLQSKSQRRSLLHPSDTVSFPLKLSSPDSKLQITFTHSTDGGITYSFAARSKTLITTSKLGLSGTGNSVPTNVSFKSVNTVWKPVWGKRAVVPDVYNEFTLDVKSYQIIVRAYNDGVAFKYKFPKEKTVADLTQFNFDDDYTAWYYNGESANIGPEKLSDCDGKRLPVMTIKADHQNYMAIHEADLSWGEPLILQSRKSETLFSVASKPSTAWKVVMYGTQPGQLVDSHLLELLNPAPPRGVDFSWVKPGIAVWDWRIAGAQVDGFTYDMSLPSWKKMVDFASANHMHYLALDADWYGPEFGKDSDPLKGGKVAQVHEIIRYGKTKNVGIWLYLNDVGGRRFPIEQTLKQYSDWGAAGIKYGFMSGSPAEKNERTRMITVLCAKNHLLCDFHDGPVHPYGQMRTYPNAVTREYCQAQLDGSTPLEPKTFVTSVFVNMLAGPLDMNNGLADLNQLGRIHHPSYSTNTTLAGEAARTLITFSGVTVIPDIPEAYQKHPEILRFITSEKMPWLESKTIKGEIGEYIVMARQAADKTWLIGAATNQDARELDIPLSFLKKGKFKAIIIQDGDDADYRTRNESYKTSSQKVNATDKIHIKLAPGGGACVLIKKE; via the coding sequence GTCTTTTTACCTTTATATGCCTGCAGAGTAAAAGCCAGCGCAGATCACTTTTACATCCGTCAGACACCGTCTCATTCCCTCTCAAATTATCATCGCCCGATAGCAAACTACAGATCACATTTACCCATAGCACTGATGGCGGAATCACTTACTCCTTTGCGGCCCGTTCAAAAACATTGATCACCACATCAAAACTGGGTTTAAGTGGTACGGGAAATTCGGTACCAACCAACGTCAGCTTTAAATCAGTCAACACTGTTTGGAAACCGGTATGGGGAAAGAGAGCCGTAGTGCCGGATGTTTACAATGAGTTTACGCTGGATGTAAAAAGCTATCAAATCATCGTGAGGGCGTATAATGACGGAGTAGCTTTCAAATACAAATTTCCTAAAGAAAAAACCGTAGCAGACCTGACTCAATTTAACTTCGACGACGATTATACCGCGTGGTACTACAATGGCGAAAGCGCCAACATTGGCCCTGAAAAGTTATCGGACTGCGACGGTAAACGTTTGCCCGTAATGACCATCAAGGCAGACCATCAAAATTATATGGCTATCCACGAAGCAGATCTGTCGTGGGGTGAACCGCTGATATTACAGTCGCGAAAAAGCGAAACCCTTTTCTCCGTGGCCTCGAAACCCAGCACTGCCTGGAAAGTGGTGATGTACGGCACCCAACCAGGCCAATTGGTCGACTCACATCTGCTGGAACTATTGAATCCGGCACCACCCCGGGGCGTGGATTTCTCTTGGGTGAAGCCAGGTATAGCCGTTTGGGACTGGCGGATTGCAGGTGCTCAGGTGGATGGTTTTACCTATGATATGTCGCTCCCATCGTGGAAAAAAATGGTAGATTTTGCTTCGGCCAATCACATGCACTACCTGGCGCTGGATGCCGACTGGTACGGCCCTGAATTTGGCAAAGATTCTGATCCGCTAAAGGGAGGAAAAGTTGCCCAGGTACACGAGATTATACGCTACGGAAAAACCAAAAACGTAGGCATCTGGCTGTATTTAAATGACGTAGGTGGACGCAGGTTTCCGATAGAACAAACATTGAAGCAATACAGTGATTGGGGTGCTGCCGGTATTAAATACGGTTTTATGTCGGGCAGCCCGGCAGAAAAGAACGAACGCACCCGCATGATCACCGTGTTGTGCGCAAAAAATCATTTGCTATGCGATTTTCATGATGGTCCTGTACACCCTTACGGGCAAATGCGCACGTACCCGAATGCTGTAACACGCGAATACTGCCAGGCCCAACTGGATGGCAGCACACCTTTGGAACCCAAAACGTTTGTAACTTCGGTATTTGTGAATATGCTTGCCGGCCCCCTTGACATGAATAACGGCCTTGCCGACCTAAATCAGCTTGGGAGAATCCATCATCCGTCCTATTCCACCAATACCACCCTGGCCGGTGAGGCTGCGCGTACACTCATTACTTTTTCGGGCGTTACGGTGATACCCGATATTCCGGAGGCCTATCAAAAACATCCCGAAATTCTCAGGTTTATTACTTCCGAAAAGATGCCTTGGCTGGAAAGTAAAACTATTAAAGGCGAAATAGGCGAATACATAGTGATGGCGCGTCAGGCAGCCGACAAAACATGGCTCATTGGCGCAGCTACCAACCAAGATGCCCGAGAACTGGACATACCGCTTTCTTTTTTAAAGAAGGGTAAATTTAAGGCAATCATCATTCAGGATGGCGATGATGCTGATTATCGCACCCGCAACGAAAGCTACAAAACCTCATCCCAAAAAGTAAACGCCACTGATAAGATACACATAAAACTTGCTCCCGGTGGTGGTGCTTGTGTTCTGATTAAGAAGGAATGA
- a CDS encoding glycosyltransferase family 4 protein, giving the protein MIAKTPNRKVAYYCLNDPLDKRSWSGVTFYLGQALQRNVGEVDFLGPVEIPWLLDKAIRALQKLSRLMFKAEWIPKYSLLKNLYAMQVLKRKMKGQKYDFLMAPAAAPELAYLKTNVPIVYFGDATYKIYSETYHQEFKNVSRFSKWEGDHLEKKALDKSALTIFTSHWAAGSAMADYGVPADKTEVILFGANMDDAPLRDVIYKKYANGTLTLLFLAVDWERKGGSIAFDTLKSLREQGLDAKLIICGCVPPAGYDHPDMQVIPFINKNDPEQYELFVATLSSCHFLILPTRAECSLIVANEANSYGVPAITTIVGGVPDVVIDGVNGYCLPLKAGGYEFAGLIKEIFTDHMRYAKLVETSRNRFEAALNWDKWAEQFQTALQKHDI; this is encoded by the coding sequence ATGATTGCAAAAACACCCAACCGTAAGGTAGCCTACTATTGTCTGAACGATCCGCTTGATAAACGTTCCTGGTCAGGGGTAACTTTTTATTTGGGACAGGCGTTGCAACGTAACGTTGGAGAAGTCGATTTTTTGGGACCTGTCGAAATTCCTTGGCTGCTGGATAAAGCCATCAGAGCACTACAGAAATTGTCGCGCTTGATGTTTAAAGCAGAGTGGATTCCCAAGTACAGCCTGCTCAAGAACCTGTATGCCATGCAAGTTTTAAAACGGAAAATGAAAGGGCAGAAGTATGATTTTTTGATGGCCCCGGCAGCCGCTCCAGAGTTGGCTTACTTGAAAACAAACGTCCCAATCGTTTATTTTGGAGACGCAACCTATAAGATTTATAGCGAAACTTATCATCAGGAGTTCAAAAACGTTAGCCGTTTTTCAAAGTGGGAAGGCGATCACTTGGAAAAAAAAGCGTTGGACAAAAGTGCGCTTACTATTTTTACTTCTCACTGGGCGGCGGGCTCCGCTATGGCTGATTATGGAGTACCTGCAGATAAGACGGAAGTTATATTGTTTGGCGCTAATATGGACGATGCACCTCTGCGTGACGTTATATATAAAAAATATGCCAACGGGACACTCACCCTATTATTTCTGGCCGTAGACTGGGAAAGAAAAGGGGGAAGTATTGCTTTTGACACGCTTAAAAGTTTGCGTGAACAAGGCCTTGATGCCAAACTAATTATCTGTGGCTGCGTGCCACCGGCCGGATATGATCATCCGGATATGCAAGTCATTCCTTTTATTAATAAAAACGACCCCGAACAGTACGAATTGTTTGTGGCTACCTTGTCCTCATGCCATTTTTTGATTTTACCAACCCGGGCAGAATGTTCGCTCATTGTCGCTAATGAAGCTAACTCCTATGGAGTGCCAGCCATAACAACTATAGTTGGAGGCGTGCCGGATGTCGTAATAGACGGCGTAAACGGGTACTGTTTACCGCTGAAGGCAGGCGGTTATGAGTTTGCCGGATTGATCAAAGAGATTTTTACTGACCACATGCGTTACGCGAAGCTGGTAGAGACGAGCCGGAACAGGTTTGAAGCTGCATTGAATTGGGACAAGTGGGCAGAGCAGTTTCAAACGGCATTGCAAAAGCATGACATTTAA
- a CDS encoding beta-1,6-N-acetylglucosaminyltransferase — translation MKIAHLILAHKNPEQVAALIESLQHPAFDFYVHVDKKTDITPFALLFNESNVRLLHNRAKIYWGEWGTIQATLNGFQDILPGQYNYINVISGQDFPIKSAEFIYEYFCNNRGTEFITCDPVKGGDWGDVSSRVEDYHFINWRIPGKHSLGKLATKLFPKRRFPLNYKVVGRANWFALTTDAVSYVLHFIKGHPQVSNYFRYCWGADEFIFSTILYNSRFKDQIQPNLLYVDWSGADIGHSRLLGVQDMANLKVSEKLFARKFDLEGNPPILAMLKKLVVGRSESFSG, via the coding sequence ATGAAGATCGCACATTTAATTCTGGCGCATAAAAATCCTGAACAGGTTGCAGCACTCATTGAGTCGCTACAACATCCGGCTTTTGATTTTTATGTACATGTCGATAAGAAGACAGATATCACTCCGTTTGCATTGCTGTTCAATGAAAGCAATGTGCGTTTGTTGCATAACCGTGCTAAAATTTACTGGGGCGAGTGGGGGACTATCCAGGCTACGCTCAACGGATTTCAGGATATTTTGCCTGGCCAATACAATTACATTAATGTAATTTCCGGTCAGGATTTCCCTATCAAATCCGCAGAGTTTATCTATGAGTATTTTTGCAATAACCGTGGAACTGAATTTATCACCTGTGATCCGGTGAAAGGTGGGGACTGGGGGGATGTGAGTTCTCGTGTAGAAGACTATCATTTTATTAACTGGCGTATACCTGGAAAGCATTCTTTAGGAAAGCTGGCAACGAAACTTTTTCCGAAGAGGAGATTTCCATTAAACTATAAAGTAGTAGGCCGTGCCAATTGGTTTGCTCTGACTACAGATGCTGTGTCGTATGTCCTGCATTTTATCAAAGGCCACCCGCAAGTCAGCAACTACTTCCGATACTGTTGGGGTGCTGATGAATTTATTTTCTCCACCATTCTTTATAATTCCCGTTTTAAAGATCAAATCCAGCCTAACTTGCTCTATGTCGATTGGAGCGGAGCTGATATTGGACATTCCAGGCTGCTTGGAGTACAGGATATGGCCAATTTAAAAGTTTCGGAAAAATTATTTGCCCGTAAGTTTGATTTAGAAGGTAACCCTCCGATACTGGCTATGCTCAAAAAGCTGGTCGTTGGTCGATCTGAATCTTTTTCGGGATAA
- a CDS encoding glycosyltransferase family 2 protein, whose protein sequence is MKKVSLITVNYNQNQVTEQLLASIASTNTYPAIQIIVVDNASKQNPVPQWQTQYPNVTFIRSDVNLGFAGGNNLGITAASGHYLFFINNDTEFTPGLVETLVAVLDKHPKVGMVSPKIRYFDQPHLLQYAGFTPMNYYTMRNRCIGQFEQDQGQYDHTTGPTGYVHGAAMMVRRQAMDQAGLMAENFFLYYEEMDWNDHIKRAGYEIWLEPKALIYHKESVSVGKMSGLKEYFMNRNRILFIRRNAPSAFTIMVFYLYFLSVVTPRNLLSYARQGHKGFAGLLFKAIRWNFTNSKTSTHLGYPFN, encoded by the coding sequence ATGAAAAAGGTATCGCTCATTACGGTTAATTACAATCAAAATCAGGTCACTGAGCAGTTGCTGGCCTCTATTGCGTCAACAAATACCTATCCGGCTATTCAGATCATTGTGGTGGATAATGCCAGTAAGCAAAACCCGGTACCGCAGTGGCAAACCCAATACCCTAACGTGACCTTTATACGCTCGGATGTCAATCTGGGTTTTGCAGGCGGAAACAATTTAGGTATCACCGCCGCTTCAGGCCACTACCTGTTCTTTATCAACAACGATACCGAGTTTACCCCGGGACTGGTAGAAACCCTGGTGGCGGTTTTAGACAAGCATCCCAAGGTGGGCATGGTATCACCTAAAATACGCTATTTCGATCAGCCTCACCTGCTGCAGTATGCCGGCTTTACCCCCATGAACTACTATACCATGCGCAACCGCTGCATCGGTCAGTTTGAGCAGGATCAAGGCCAGTACGATCATACCACCGGCCCTACCGGCTATGTGCATGGCGCTGCCATGATGGTGCGGCGCCAGGCCATGGATCAAGCAGGCCTGATGGCCGAAAACTTCTTTTTGTATTACGAAGAGATGGACTGGAACGATCACATCAAGCGTGCCGGCTACGAAATATGGCTCGAGCCCAAAGCCCTGATCTATCATAAAGAATCGGTTTCGGTAGGTAAGATGAGCGGACTCAAGGAGTACTTTATGAACCGTAACCGTATTTTGTTTATCCGGCGTAATGCTCCCTCCGCCTTTACTATTATGGTGTTTTACCTGTATTTTTTATCGGTAGTTACCCCCCGCAACCTGCTCAGTTATGCCCGGCAGGGCCACAAAGGATTTGCAGGCCTGTTGTTTAAGGCCATCAGGTGGAACTTTACCAACAGCAAAACCAGCACTCACTTAGGATACCCCTTTAATTAA
- a CDS encoding glycosyltransferase family 2 protein: MEILFWLSLFIVFYAFAGYGILLFALVKLKRIFKGKPIVPAISEATLPACSLVIAAYNEEGFITQKITNTLQLQYPEGKLELIFVTDGSSDRTPELVAAYPQIRLLHSPERRGKIAAVHRAMDTVTTEVVVFTDANTFLNPDALLNICRHYADAKVGAVAGEKRVMVEATADATAGEGFYWKYESKLKAWDSELYSVVGAAGELFSIRTGLYQPVSPNAILDDFMISLLVAQKGYRVVYEPEAYASETSSANVKEELKRKIRIAAGGLQSIVWLKSLLNPLVQPLLSFQYISHRVLRWTVVPFLMILALILNAVIVLQGHASLVYQVLLATQVVFYTAALTGWLLERREIKVKALFIPYYFCMMNYAVIRGIFRYLAGTQSPAWDKAIRKHDGQNHPSYYLDA; encoded by the coding sequence ATGGAAATATTATTTTGGCTTAGCCTGTTTATTGTTTTTTACGCTTTTGCCGGTTACGGCATTTTGCTGTTTGCACTGGTTAAGCTCAAGCGTATATTTAAGGGAAAGCCCATAGTTCCGGCTATTAGCGAGGCCACCCTCCCCGCTTGCAGCCTGGTGATTGCCGCTTACAATGAGGAAGGATTTATTACCCAAAAGATTACAAACACGCTGCAACTGCAATACCCCGAGGGCAAGCTCGAACTGATTTTTGTTACCGACGGCTCATCCGACCGTACCCCCGAGCTGGTGGCTGCTTATCCGCAGATCCGGCTGCTGCACTCGCCCGAGCGCCGGGGCAAGATTGCAGCCGTTCACCGTGCCATGGACACAGTGACCACCGAGGTAGTCGTGTTTACCGATGCCAACACCTTCCTCAACCCGGATGCCCTGCTCAACATCTGCCGCCATTATGCCGATGCTAAGGTGGGTGCCGTAGCAGGCGAAAAGCGGGTCATGGTAGAGGCTACAGCTGATGCTACCGCCGGCGAGGGCTTTTACTGGAAATACGAGTCGAAACTTAAAGCCTGGGATTCGGAGCTCTACTCGGTTGTAGGCGCTGCAGGTGAGCTTTTCAGCATCCGCACAGGGCTTTACCAGCCGGTATCGCCCAACGCTATTCTGGACGATTTTATGATTTCGCTGCTGGTAGCCCAAAAAGGTTACCGGGTGGTGTACGAGCCCGAGGCTTATGCCAGCGAAACCTCGTCGGCCAACGTCAAAGAAGAGCTCAAACGCAAGATTCGCATTGCAGCGGGCGGCTTGCAGTCCATCGTTTGGCTTAAAAGCTTGCTGAATCCTTTGGTGCAGCCACTTTTATCTTTCCAGTACATCAGCCACCGGGTGCTGAGGTGGACCGTAGTTCCCTTTCTGATGATTTTGGCCTTGATCCTGAACGCTGTGATCGTGCTTCAGGGCCATGCATCGCTGGTTTACCAGGTGCTGCTGGCCACGCAGGTCGTTTTTTACACAGCAGCGCTAACCGGCTGGCTGCTGGAACGCAGGGAGATCAAAGTCAAGGCGCTGTTCATCCCCTACTACTTCTGTATGATGAACTATGCCGTTATTCGTGGCATCTTCCGCTACCTGGCAGGCACCCAAAGCCCTGCCTGGGATAAAGCTATTCGTAAACACGATGGCCAGAATCATCCTTCATACTATTTAGATGCATAA